CATCGCCAGCGGGTACGCGAGCAGCAGTGGCCACCAGCGGCGGCGGGTCGCGGTCAGGAAGAACAGCACCACGAACAGCGCCCACGCCGTGTGCAGCGACGGCATCGCGGCGACCGGGTTGGAGGCGATCTGGCCGGCGTTGAGCACGTTGCCGGCGCCGTGCATGCCGAACGCCTTCCAACCCCGGGTCGAGATCCGGGCGACCTCGGTGAGCAGCCCGTTCTGCGCCGCCCACCAGGGCGGGGCAGCCGGGTAGATGAAGTAGGTGACCAGGCCGGCGGCACAGAGGAAGCCCCAGCGCCGCATGTACGCGGCCCAGCGGTGCCGGTCGCGCAACCAGAGCACCGCGGCGGCGGTCAGCGCCACCACGAAGTGGGAGAAGTACACCCAGCTCGCCGCGACATCCCACCAGTGCACCTGCGGGTGGTAGAGGTGCTGCTGTAACCAGACGGTGGGCACCTCACCGCCGGTGGCCCAGCCGAACATGAACCGGTCGGCGACGATCAACTCCATCGCGTGCGGCGTGGCCCCGTTGTCGGCGAAGCCGCGCGAGAGGTTGTACACCACGAACAGCAGCACCACCGGCACCCAGTCCCGGGCGAAGCGCAGGTGGCTGCGCCACGGCCGTTCGCTGTTCCAGGCGATGGTCGCCAGCCAGATCCAGACGAAGGCGTACGCCGGGTCGGTGGGCAGGCCGATGGCCAGCCACGCGGCGAGGAATGCGGCCGCCCAGACGGTCATGGCGACGACGCGCCGACGACCCCCGTCCGGGGACGCGGGCGGGTCGGTCCGGGCGGGGGGCTGGGGGTCAGTCACGACGGCCATCGTCGTCAAGGTTAACGACGGGGGCGGCATCGACCGACGGGGACCACCCGGCGAAGCCGTGCACAGGTGCGGGACGCTCGGCGCCCGGATCCTCGGGCGCGTGTTCGGCAGGCTCGGCGAGCACCTAGGCTGACGACCATGCAGGAGCAGCCCGAGCCGGCCTTCGCGCCGGGTCTGACCGCCCAGGTCGAGATGACCGTCACCGACGCGGATACCGCCCAGGCGGTCGGTTCGGGGGACGTACCGGTGCTGGGCACGCCCCGGGTCCTCGCGCTGGCCGAGGCGGCCACCGTCGCGGCGACGGCGACCGGGATGCCGCCCGGGTCGACGACCGTGGGGACGCGCGTCGAACTGGAGCACCTGGCGCCGACCGTGGTCGGCCGGACGGTCCGGGCGCAGGCCCTGCTGGCGACGGTCGACGATCGCCGGCTGTCGTTCGAGGTCACCGTCAGCGACGGTGACCAGACGGTGGCCCGGGGCCGGGTGGACCGGATCCTGGTGGACCGGCAACGCTTCGTCGAGCGCGCCGGGCGCACGTCGTGAACGCCGGCTTCGTCGAGATCGCCGACCGGGTGCACGTGCTGCGCGAGCCGCTGTTGCGGGTCAACGTCACGCTGGTCGTCGGCGACGACGAGGCGCTACTGGTGGACACGCTCTCGTCGGCCGCCCAGGCCACCGACCTGGCCGCCGCCGTCCGGGCGGTCACCGACCGTCCGTTGACGCTGGTCAACACCCACCACCACTACGACCACTGCTTCGGCAACGCCATCCTCGCCGGCGATCCGCCCCGCCCGGTGTACGCCCACGAGCTGGCCGCCGTCGCTCTGCGCACGGAGCCGGAGCGGCTGCGCCGCGAGGCGTACGAGGAAGTCCGCACCGAACACCCGACGCTCGCCGCCGAGCTGGCCGACACCCCACTGCTCGCCCCGACGCACACCGTGCAGATCGAGACGTCGCTCGACCTCGGTGGCCGGCGGGTGCTGCTGCGGCACCCGGGGCGGGGGCACACCGAAGCGGATCTGGTGGTCCATGTGCCGGACGCGGACGTGCTGGTCGCCGGGGACCTGGTGGAGCAGAGCGGCCCGCCCGCCTTCGAGGACTCGTACCCCCTGCAGTGGCCGGAGGCGGTCGCGGACCTGCTGCG
The nucleotide sequence above comes from Micromonospora luteifusca. Encoded proteins:
- a CDS encoding phosphatase PAP2 family protein, producing MAVVTDPQPPARTDPPASPDGGRRRVVAMTVWAAAFLAAWLAIGLPTDPAYAFVWIWLATIAWNSERPWRSHLRFARDWVPVVLLFVVYNLSRGFADNGATPHAMELIVADRFMFGWATGGEVPTVWLQQHLYHPQVHWWDVAASWVYFSHFVVALTAAAVLWLRDRHRWAAYMRRWGFLCAAGLVTYFIYPAAPPWWAAQNGLLTEVARISTRGWKAFGMHGAGNVLNAGQIASNPVAAMPSLHTAWALFVVLFFLTATRRRWWPLLLAYPLAMTFTLVYSGEHYVIDVLVGWTYVGLTFLIVGLAERGWAAWRARHPRPEVEPTAGALPQQTTAPDDALEPTAAEHPTPPQPADR
- a CDS encoding thioesterase family protein gives rise to the protein MQEQPEPAFAPGLTAQVEMTVTDADTAQAVGSGDVPVLGTPRVLALAEAATVAATATGMPPGSTTVGTRVELEHLAPTVVGRTVRAQALLATVDDRRLSFEVTVSDGDQTVARGRVDRILVDRQRFVERAGRTS
- a CDS encoding MBL fold metallo-hydrolase — translated: MNAGFVEIADRVHVLREPLLRVNVTLVVGDDEALLVDTLSSAAQATDLAAAVRAVTDRPLTLVNTHHHYDHCFGNAILAGDPPRPVYAHELAAVALRTEPERLRREAYEEVRTEHPTLAAELADTPLLAPTHTVQIETSLDLGGRRVLLRHPGRGHTEADLVVHVPDADVLVAGDLVEQSGPPAFEDSYPLQWPEAVADLLRLTTARTVVVPGHGDPVDVDFVRAQHAELVRLAWLIRAAHTGSAPPERVAAEAPFGARAALIAANRAYNQLNGTL